A section of the Flavobacterium sp. CG_23.5 genome encodes:
- a CDS encoding LacI family DNA-binding transcriptional regulator has translation MKRKVTLKQIAKELDVSISTVSKSLRNSLEIGEDTRLKVQAFAKFYNYKPNNIALSLKNRKTKTIGIIIPEIVHHFFSTVINGIEQVANENGYSVIICLSDDSFDKEVLNMELLANGSIDGFIMSLSKETQFKGDFHHITEVIDQGMPVVMFDRVTNEVFCDKVIIDDKLSAYEAVQSLIDKGRKKIALVTTVDYVSVGKLRTDGYIKALLDNDIPFDENLIIKIENVDNCEITIGKLLEDKAIDAVFAVNELFAVTCIKTANKIGLNVPKDLAVIAFTDGIISKYSTPTITTVSQNGIKMGNKAAKMLIERLESEHEEDEEYVENYKTEVIETHLIERESTN, from the coding sequence ATGAAAAGGAAGGTAACGCTTAAACAAATTGCAAAAGAACTCGATGTTTCAATCTCAACGGTTTCAAAATCTTTAAGAAACAGTTTGGAAATTGGAGAAGATACCCGCTTAAAAGTGCAAGCTTTCGCCAAATTTTATAACTATAAACCCAACAATATCGCCCTAAGTTTAAAGAATAGAAAAACAAAAACTATAGGAATCATCATACCGGAAATTGTTCATCATTTTTTCTCCACTGTTATTAATGGAATCGAACAAGTCGCAAACGAAAACGGATACAGCGTAATCATCTGTCTGTCAGACGATTCTTTTGATAAAGAAGTTCTTAATATGGAATTGCTAGCTAATGGAAGCATCGACGGATTCATTATGTCACTTTCTAAAGAAACCCAATTCAAAGGTGATTTCCATCATATTACTGAAGTGATTGATCAAGGAATGCCAGTCGTTATGTTTGACAGAGTGACTAACGAAGTTTTTTGCGATAAAGTCATCATCGACGACAAACTTTCTGCTTATGAAGCAGTTCAAAGTTTAATTGATAAAGGGAGAAAGAAAATCGCTTTGGTGACCACCGTGGATTACGTAAGTGTAGGTAAACTGCGCACCGATGGATACATAAAGGCATTATTGGACAACGACATTCCTTTTGATGAAAATCTAATTATCAAAATAGAGAATGTGGACAATTGTGAAATCACCATTGGAAAACTTCTTGAAGACAAAGCCATTGATGCTGTTTTTGCCGTTAATGAACTTTTTGCCGTGACCTGTATTAAAACCGCCAACAAAATAGGTCTGAATGTCCCTAAAGACCTAGCGGTAATCGCTTTCACCGATGGAATTATTTCAAAATACTCTACTCCTACTATTACAACCGTGAGTCAAAACGGTATAAAAATGGGAAATAAGGCCGCAAAAATGCTGATTGAAAGATTAGAATCAGAACATGAAGAAGACGAAGAATACGTAGAAAATTATAAAACAGAAGTAATTGAAACTCATTTAATAGAAAGAGAATCTACAAATTAG
- a CDS encoding alpha-amylase family glycosyl hydrolase, producing the protein MKKIIFLILFFFSLAVSAQQQTVTYSINPATFEETTSITITINGNSIDEAAWGVTGNALYLWAWAFDTNDTTQKGTPLNGSWNASDEASRFTYNIGPNTYTKTITPTTYYNTTGIGKIGFLIKAKDGTGDKKSQDILAEVGTFQVSLTAPLQNSSTIIASGGSLNIAANNTGGNASYNLKSNGTSINSNGATANYSFNHTAISGNQNYELEVTQGTTTIVKKFTAIVDPVTVSAAMPSGLLDGINYNATDATKATLVLDAPLKDFVYIAGSFNNWQPDGNYAMKKDPATGKFWLELSGLVSGANYSYQYWVVDATPISGTPSLVKTADPYSTLVLSPFDDAGIPAASYPNLPAYPVGQEREVTVLQTGQSPYAWSTSTTNFVKPEKEKLVVYELLVRDFNAGRTYQSVIDKMDYFKNLKINAIELLPVMEFEGNESWGYNTSFHMALDKFYGTSSKLKELIDVCHQNGIAVILDVALNHAFGRNPMVRMWMNDPDGDGWGSPSTENPYFNTVAKHTYSVGEDFNHASDLTKNYVKRVIKQWVQEYKIDGFRWDLTKGFTQNCTASDESCTNSYQADRVAILKDYADYSWSLDPSHYTIFEHLGSDTEEKEWANYRVTETPSKGVMMWGKMTDPYNQLTMGYNSQNDISRMYAFNHAGFTANRVMGYAESHDEERLMYKNIQYGANLNGYNVKTPATALSRMSALGAVTLLVPGPKMIWHFGELGWETSIFSCNDGSVNTSSDAISGDCKLDTKPQPQWTNNWLGDANRNKIYTDWAKMITMKIAEPVFSGTATISSSSLTPTIKLTNASSSSQLKDVLVLANFDLSTQNVPTGFPYTGTWYNLMDNSEITVTDVSAAIAIPAGDFRIYGNKVANLAIANYEKTNTVHLYPNPASSYFTLNTNTTKVQVYSISGQLVKSFDAIHSKDTPFAISDLSKGLYIVKAWNENNEVEVMKFIKE; encoded by the coding sequence ATGAAAAAAATTATATTTTTAATTCTGTTTTTCTTTTCATTAGCGGTTTCTGCTCAACAGCAAACGGTTACTTATAGTATTAATCCAGCTACTTTCGAAGAAACAACATCCATAACTATTACCATCAATGGGAACAGTATAGATGAAGCCGCTTGGGGAGTAACTGGAAATGCTTTGTACCTTTGGGCTTGGGCTTTTGATACCAATGATACTACTCAAAAAGGAACTCCACTTAATGGTTCTTGGAATGCATCTGATGAAGCAAGCAGATTTACTTATAATATAGGACCAAATACCTATACTAAAACCATTACTCCTACAACGTACTACAATACAACCGGAATAGGAAAAATAGGTTTTTTGATAAAAGCTAAGGACGGAACGGGAGATAAAAAATCGCAAGATATTCTGGCGGAAGTAGGTACTTTTCAAGTATCTCTAACTGCTCCATTACAAAATAGTTCAACAATAATTGCCTCTGGAGGAAGTTTGAATATTGCTGCAAATAATACCGGTGGGAATGCTAGTTATAACTTAAAATCAAATGGTACTAGCATTAATAGTAATGGTGCTACTGCCAATTATTCGTTTAATCACACCGCTATTTCAGGGAATCAAAACTACGAATTGGAAGTTACCCAAGGAACTACAACCATAGTTAAAAAGTTTACTGCAATTGTTGATCCGGTAACGGTTTCGGCGGCAATGCCTTCTGGATTATTGGATGGAATAAATTACAATGCCACCGATGCAACAAAAGCAACTTTAGTTCTAGACGCACCGTTGAAAGACTTTGTTTACATTGCAGGAAGTTTTAATAATTGGCAACCAGATGGGAACTATGCCATGAAAAAAGATCCAGCCACGGGTAAATTCTGGTTGGAACTTTCAGGTTTAGTCTCAGGAGCCAACTATAGTTATCAATATTGGGTGGTAGATGCTACGCCTATTTCAGGGACACCATCTTTGGTAAAAACAGCTGATCCTTATTCGACTCTGGTTTTATCGCCTTTTGATGATGCTGGTATTCCAGCGGCAAGTTATCCTAATCTTCCCGCTTATCCAGTGGGACAGGAAAGAGAAGTTACAGTATTGCAAACTGGGCAATCGCCTTACGCATGGAGTACTTCAACAACTAATTTTGTAAAACCGGAAAAGGAGAAATTAGTGGTTTATGAATTATTGGTAAGAGATTTCAATGCAGGAAGAACCTACCAAAGCGTCATTGACAAAATGGACTATTTCAAAAATTTAAAAATAAACGCCATTGAATTATTGCCGGTAATGGAATTTGAAGGAAATGAAAGTTGGGGTTATAATACTTCTTTTCATATGGCTTTGGACAAGTTTTACGGTACTTCAAGCAAGCTAAAGGAATTGATAGATGTATGTCATCAAAATGGAATTGCCGTTATTCTTGATGTAGCTTTAAATCATGCATTTGGACGAAATCCAATGGTTAGAATGTGGATGAACGATCCTGACGGAGACGGATGGGGTTCGCCATCTACTGAAAATCCGTATTTTAATACGGTCGCAAAACATACATACAGTGTAGGGGAAGATTTTAATCATGCTTCTGATTTGACAAAAAACTACGTAAAAAGAGTTATTAAACAATGGGTTCAAGAATATAAAATTGACGGTTTCCGTTGGGATTTGACCAAAGGTTTTACACAAAATTGTACTGCCAGTGATGAGTCTTGTACTAATTCTTATCAAGCAGACCGAGTTGCGATTCTAAAAGATTATGCTGATTATTCTTGGAGTTTGGATCCTTCGCATTATACTATTTTTGAACACTTGGGTAGTGACACCGAAGAAAAAGAATGGGCAAATTATAGAGTAACTGAAACACCAAGCAAGGGAGTAATGATGTGGGGAAAAATGACCGATCCTTACAATCAATTGACTATGGGGTATAATTCACAAAATGATATTTCTAGAATGTATGCTTTTAATCACGCGGGCTTTACTGCAAATCGTGTGATGGGCTATGCTGAAAGTCATGACGAAGAACGTTTGATGTATAAAAATATACAATATGGTGCTAATTTGAATGGGTATAATGTTAAAACACCCGCAACTGCGCTTTCTAGAATGTCGGCTTTGGGAGCAGTTACCTTACTGGTGCCTGGCCCAAAAATGATTTGGCATTTTGGTGAATTAGGTTGGGAAACTTCTATTTTTAGTTGTAATGATGGCAGTGTAAATACTTCTTCAGATGCTATTTCAGGGGATTGTAAATTAGATACCAAACCACAACCACAATGGACAAATAATTGGTTAGGCGATGCGAATAGAAATAAAATTTATACAGATTGGGCAAAAATGATTACGATGAAAATTGCGGAACCTGTATTTTCAGGAACGGCAACAATAAGTAGCTCTTCGTTAACTCCAACTATTAAATTAACGAACGCATCCTCTTCTTCACAACTTAAAGATGTGTTGGTACTGGCTAATTTTGATTTATCTACGCAAAATGTTCCTACCGGTTTTCCATATACTGGAACTTGGTATAATTTGATGGATAATTCTGAGATTACTGTTACGGATGTTAGTGCTGCGATTGCAATTCCAGCTGGTGATTTTAGAATTTACGGTAATAAAGTGGCAAACTTAGCGATTGCTAATTATGAAAAAACCAATACCGTTCATTTGTATCCAAATCCTGCGTCGAGTTATTTTACTTTAAATACAAATACGACTAAAGTCCAAGTTTATTCTATTAGTGGACAGTTGGTAAAAAGCTTCGATGCTATTCATTCTAAAGACACTCCGTTTGCGATCAGCGATTTGAGTAAAGGACTTTACATAGTGAAAGCATGGAATGAAAACAATGAAGTTGAAGTGATGAAATTTATAAAGGAATAA
- a CDS encoding SusE domain-containing protein, which yields MKNITKSIIALFAVVAFSCTVQDVQDRPVIAGVDSPVLTAPTSGAAYVLLPANATAQAERFTWKSANFGGSVEVVYTVEIDKKGNAFKTPKELASRKSENQASVSVEIMNGAALALKSTPFAPAEFEVRVKATVGTVVMISNVVGIVITPYTTENPKLWVPGGYAKASGYPNDWDPATSPQLSASAYGKVDFEGFVNFNDANAEYKFTSFPEWKGEYGAGAAAGTLDPKGANLKIPAAGYYQIVVDTEKLTYKATATAWGIIGDGTPKGWDASSAMTYNKVTKVWTITANLTQKEMKFRANDAWDLNLGDTGANGTMEYGGDNIKVPSAGNYTITLDLSSPRNYKYSLTKN from the coding sequence ATGAAAAATATAACTAAATCAATAATTGCTTTATTTGCAGTAGTTGCTTTCTCTTGTACCGTACAAGATGTTCAAGACAGACCCGTTATCGCAGGAGTTGACTCTCCGGTATTAACAGCTCCAACTTCTGGTGCTGCTTATGTTCTATTGCCTGCAAATGCAACTGCACAAGCAGAACGTTTTACATGGAAATCTGCTAACTTTGGTGGTAGTGTTGAGGTTGTTTACACAGTTGAAATCGATAAAAAAGGAAACGCTTTTAAAACACCAAAAGAATTAGCATCCAGAAAATCTGAAAACCAAGCGTCAGTTTCTGTTGAAATTATGAATGGTGCTGCATTAGCATTAAAAAGTACTCCTTTTGCTCCAGCTGAATTTGAAGTTAGAGTTAAAGCAACTGTTGGAACTGTAGTTATGATTTCTAACGTAGTTGGAATCGTAATTACTCCTTACACAACTGAAAATCCTAAATTATGGGTTCCTGGTGGTTATGCAAAAGCATCTGGATATCCAAATGATTGGGATCCTGCTACATCTCCACAGCTTTCTGCTTCTGCATATGGTAAAGTTGATTTTGAAGGTTTTGTTAATTTTAATGATGCTAACGCTGAATATAAATTTACAAGTTTCCCAGAGTGGAAAGGCGAATATGGTGCTGGAGCTGCTGCTGGAACATTAGATCCTAAAGGAGCAAATCTTAAAATCCCTGCTGCAGGTTATTATCAAATTGTTGTTGACACTGAAAAATTGACTTACAAAGCTACTGCAACTGCATGGGGAATTATTGGTGATGGTACTCCTAAAGGTTGGGATGCTAGTTCTGCAATGACTTACAATAAAGTTACTAAAGTATGGACTATAACAGCAAATCTTACTCAAAAAGAAATGAAATTTAGAGCAAATGACGCTTGGGATTTAAATCTTGGTGATACCGGTGCAAATGGTACAATGGAATATGGTGGAGATAACATAAAAGTTCCTTCTGCTGGAAATTACACAATTACTTTGGATTTAAGCTCTCCAAGAAATTACAAATACTCGCTTACAAAAAATTAA
- a CDS encoding MFS transporter has protein sequence MEKRKLSFWQIWNMSFGFLGIQMGFALQNSNVSRIFQTLGANIDDIPILWVAAPLTGLIIQPIIGYFSDRTWTKLGRRKPYFLAGAILASAALFIMPNSPVLWFAAGMLWIMDASINVSMEPFRAFVGDNLPEKQRTMGFAMQSFFIGIGAYFASKLPLIFTHLGVQNTAPLGIIPDSVKYSFYFGGIVFILTVLWTVITSKEYSPEELAAFEKHKEATFIKEEHSAEWFASNGKSHLTKGILFLLVSVLFSFVIYHFDLKKDLYVLSLGLIGLGGLAMLVSGLMQKANNTENGFVTIMNDFQFMPKIMKQLAWVQFFSWFALFSMWIYTTLAVTQHIYGTTDTTSDAYNTGANQVGEMFANYNLIAAIAAFLLPLLAKYTSTKFTHFVALVCGGLGLISIYFIKEPTAFTMEWLPMIGVGIAWASILSIPYAMLSGSLPSNKMGYYMGVFNFFIVIPQLVAASILGFLVSKFFNSEPIYALLIGGASMILAGIISLTINDKSKIIINE, from the coding sequence ATGGAAAAGCGTAAATTAAGTTTCTGGCAAATTTGGAACATGAGTTTCGGATTTCTGGGAATTCAAATGGGTTTTGCCTTGCAAAATTCGAATGTCAGCAGAATATTTCAAACTTTAGGTGCAAATATTGACGACATCCCAATTTTATGGGTTGCTGCTCCTTTGACCGGATTAATTATTCAACCAATTATCGGCTATTTTTCAGATAGAACTTGGACCAAATTAGGACGAAGAAAACCTTATTTTTTAGCAGGTGCGATTTTAGCGTCGGCGGCTTTATTTATAATGCCAAATTCACCTGTGCTATGGTTTGCCGCAGGAATGCTTTGGATCATGGATGCTTCCATCAACGTTTCGATGGAGCCTTTTCGTGCTTTTGTTGGAGATAACCTTCCGGAAAAACAACGCACCATGGGATTTGCTATGCAAAGCTTTTTCATTGGTATTGGCGCTTACTTTGCTTCAAAACTGCCTTTGATATTTACGCATTTAGGCGTTCAAAACACAGCTCCTCTTGGTATCATTCCAGATTCAGTGAAATATTCCTTCTACTTTGGTGGAATTGTATTTATCCTAACTGTGCTATGGACCGTTATCACTTCTAAAGAATATTCTCCGGAAGAATTAGCCGCTTTTGAGAAACACAAAGAAGCGACTTTTATTAAAGAAGAACATTCCGCTGAGTGGTTTGCATCAAATGGAAAATCACATTTAACAAAAGGAATCTTGTTTCTACTTGTAAGTGTTCTATTTTCCTTTGTCATCTATCATTTTGATTTAAAGAAAGATTTATACGTTTTATCACTGGGACTTATAGGTTTGGGAGGATTAGCGATGTTAGTTTCCGGATTAATGCAGAAAGCAAACAATACCGAAAATGGATTTGTAACCATTATGAATGATTTTCAGTTTATGCCAAAAATCATGAAACAATTGGCTTGGGTTCAATTCTTCTCTTGGTTTGCCCTTTTCTCCATGTGGATTTACACTACTCTGGCGGTGACACAACATATTTATGGCACTACAGACACGACTTCTGACGCTTACAATACGGGTGCTAATCAAGTAGGCGAAATGTTTGCCAACTATAATTTAATTGCTGCGATTGCCGCTTTTTTATTGCCATTATTAGCTAAATATACGAGTACAAAATTCACTCATTTTGTTGCGCTAGTTTGTGGTGGCCTTGGTCTGATATCGATTTATTTCATAAAAGAACCAACCGCTTTTACAATGGAATGGCTGCCTATGATTGGTGTTGGAATTGCTTGGGCAAGTATTTTGTCTATTCCTTACGCCATGTTATCAGGTTCTTTGCCTTCTAACAAAATGGGATATTACATGGGAGTTTTCAACTTCTTTATCGTAATTCCTCAATTAGTTGCTGCTTCAATTTTAGGATTTTTAGTTTCTAAATTTTTTAACAGCGAACCTATTTATGCGCTTTTGATTGGTGGAGCATCGATGATTCTTGCCGGAATTATTTCGCTTACCATAAATGACAAATCCAAAATTATAATAAATGAATAA
- a CDS encoding SusC/RagA family TonB-linked outer membrane protein has protein sequence MKTIYKKLLFLLLLLPFSILAQNTINGTVLDIASGQPIPGVNVNVQGAKNGASTDFDGKFQLSNVKKGDKIVFSFIGYKASVVNYDSQKSITVSLSEDENQLKEVVIQVGYGTVKKKDATGAVTVLTAKDFNKGPVTSADQMIQGKVAGLQIINGGGSPGEGATIRIRSGSSLSANNDPLYVIDGVPVAAGGINGGRNPLTTINQNNIESITVLKDASATAIYGSRASNGVIIITTKKGKAGDMQVSYSGNLQVSEATNKVDALSSTQFKDFVTANGTPAQVKLLGTSDTNWQNEIYRTAIGTDHNIALSGGTDNVVYRASVGYANLNGILKRDNMQRTTLGASVTGNFLDKHLKIELNNNTSLIKNNYSNRGAVGAAISFDPSQSVRNADGTFFQWYTSPKEINQLAGKNPLSLIEQFDNFGTSYRSIGNIQTEYKMHFLPELKAVANFGYDQLSGRSYGGTSANFLNGLQGSGHNNTYENTGLRNNKLMDLFLNYNKKVASINTQFDVTGGYSYQDFRDSNDGSSYNFENNVTVPGVPVPSRVNLQSFFARTNITIADKYLITASYRRDGTSRFTESNRWANFPAVAVAWKLNEESFLKDVTSISTLKLRGGWGITGQQDIGISYPSIPLYLISNSTAQYQFGNTFYSTFRPQPYNSNLKWEQTTTVNAGLDYGLFNNRLTGSVDLYRRTTKDLLLYTQNPSFFGFSNYDNYNVGTIENKGIELLAEVIPVRTQDLEWRIGGNVTFQDSKITKLTTTQPNTPGINVGGIAGGTGNTIQNHQVGYAPSSFFVYEQAYGADGKPLDGVFVDRNKDGIITEQDKYRFHKPAADVFYGFNTSVTYKNFDFGMNWRGSWGNYMYNNVNSNFGTSNNVLLRQTDLSNGVANLLESGFTKQTDFQLHSDYYVQDASFIRLDNVSVGYTFNQKPNSTSLVKLTLSAQNVLLITDYSGLDPEISGGIDNTLYPRPITFTLGLNVNF, from the coding sequence ATGAAAACAATTTATAAAAAGTTGTTATTTTTATTACTGCTACTACCTTTTAGTATTCTGGCTCAGAATACTATAAATGGGACTGTTCTTGATATTGCATCAGGACAACCAATTCCAGGAGTAAATGTAAATGTTCAAGGTGCCAAAAATGGTGCTTCTACAGATTTTGACGGAAAGTTTCAATTATCAAATGTTAAGAAAGGTGACAAAATCGTATTTTCTTTCATTGGCTATAAGGCTTCTGTCGTTAATTATGATTCTCAAAAATCAATAACTGTTTCCTTATCAGAAGATGAAAATCAATTAAAAGAGGTAGTTATACAAGTAGGTTACGGAACTGTTAAGAAAAAAGACGCTACAGGTGCGGTAACTGTGTTAACAGCAAAAGATTTTAATAAAGGACCTGTAACTTCCGCGGATCAAATGATTCAAGGTAAAGTGGCTGGTTTGCAAATCATAAATGGAGGAGGTTCTCCAGGTGAAGGGGCTACTATTAGAATTAGAAGTGGATCTTCATTATCTGCAAACAATGATCCTTTATATGTTATAGATGGTGTTCCGGTTGCGGCTGGTGGTATTAACGGAGGAAGAAATCCATTGACTACTATCAATCAAAACAACATTGAATCTATTACAGTATTAAAAGATGCTTCAGCAACAGCTATTTACGGTTCTCGTGCTTCGAATGGTGTAATAATTATTACGACCAAAAAAGGTAAAGCAGGAGATATGCAAGTTAGTTATAGTGGAAATCTTCAAGTTTCAGAAGCTACTAATAAAGTAGATGCTTTGTCGTCAACTCAATTTAAAGATTTTGTAACTGCTAATGGAACTCCAGCTCAAGTAAAATTACTTGGTACTTCGGATACTAATTGGCAAAATGAAATTTACAGAACTGCTATTGGTACAGATCATAACATTGCATTAAGCGGTGGAACGGATAATGTGGTTTACAGAGCTTCTGTTGGTTATGCTAATTTGAATGGTATCTTGAAAAGAGATAACATGCAAAGAACTACTCTTGGAGCTAGTGTTACTGGAAATTTCTTGGACAAACATTTAAAAATTGAATTGAACAACAATACCTCTTTGATCAAAAACAATTACAGTAATAGAGGAGCAGTTGGTGCAGCGATTAGTTTTGATCCTTCACAATCAGTTAGAAATGCTGATGGAACTTTTTTCCAATGGTACACTTCGCCTAAAGAAATTAATCAATTAGCAGGAAAAAATCCTCTTTCTTTAATTGAGCAGTTTGATAACTTCGGTACTTCATACAGAAGCATTGGAAATATCCAAACCGAATATAAAATGCATTTCTTGCCAGAATTGAAAGCTGTAGCTAACTTTGGTTACGATCAATTGAGTGGAAGATCTTATGGTGGAACGTCAGCTAATTTTCTTAATGGTCTTCAAGGTTCAGGACACAATAATACCTATGAAAATACAGGTTTAAGAAATAATAAATTAATGGATTTGTTTTTAAACTACAACAAGAAAGTAGCATCTATTAATACTCAATTCGACGTTACTGGTGGATATTCTTACCAAGATTTTAGAGATTCAAATGATGGATCTTCTTATAACTTTGAAAATAACGTTACAGTTCCTGGTGTTCCAGTACCTTCTCGTGTGAACTTACAATCTTTCTTTGCCAGAACTAATATTACTATTGCAGATAAATATTTAATAACTGCATCTTATAGACGTGATGGAACTTCAAGATTTACTGAATCAAACCGTTGGGCAAATTTCCCTGCAGTGGCAGTAGCTTGGAAATTGAATGAAGAAAGCTTCTTGAAAGATGTAACTAGTATTTCTACGTTGAAACTTAGAGGTGGATGGGGTATTACAGGACAACAAGACATTGGAATAAGTTATCCTTCAATTCCGTTGTATTTAATTTCTAATAGTACAGCGCAATACCAATTTGGTAATACATTCTATTCTACTTTTAGACCACAACCGTATAACAGTAATTTGAAATGGGAACAAACAACTACTGTTAATGCAGGTCTTGATTATGGTTTGTTTAACAACAGATTGACAGGAAGTGTTGATTTGTATAGAAGAACGACTAAAGATTTATTGTTATATACTCAAAACCCATCTTTCTTTGGTTTTTCAAACTATGATAATTATAACGTAGGAACAATCGAGAATAAAGGTATTGAATTGTTAGCGGAAGTTATTCCAGTTCGTACTCAAGATTTAGAATGGAGAATTGGTGGAAATGTTACTTTTCAAGATTCTAAAATCACTAAGTTAACTACAACACAACCTAATACTCCTGGTATTAATGTAGGTGGAATTGCTGGAGGAACAGGAAATACGATTCAAAATCACCAAGTAGGATATGCACCAAGTTCATTCTTTGTATATGAACAAGCTTATGGAGCAGACGGGAAACCACTTGACGGTGTATTTGTTGACAGAAATAAAGATGGAATTATTACAGAACAAGATAAATACCGTTTTCATAAACCAGCAGCTGATGTTTTCTACGGTTTCAATACAAGCGTAACCTACAAAAACTTTGACTTTGGAATGAACTGGAGAGGATCTTGGGGTAATTACATGTACAATAATGTGAACTCTAATTTTGGAACGAGTAATAATGTATTGTTAAGACAAACAGATTTGTCTAATGGTGTTGCTAATTTATTAGAATCAGGATTTACTAAGCAAACTGATTTTCAATTGCATTCTGATTATTATGTCCAAGACGCTTCTTTTATCAGATTAGATAATGTAAGTGTTGGATATACTTTCAATCAAAAACCAAATTCAACTTCATTAGTTAAATTAACGTTGTCGGCTCAAAACGTTTTATTGATTACTGATTATAGCGGATTAGATCCAGAAATTTCTGGAGGTATTGATAACACTTTATATCCTAGACCAATTACTTTCACGTTAGGTTTAAACGTTAATTTCTAA
- a CDS encoding RagB/SusD family nutrient uptake outer membrane protein yields MKKTQIKLLGISLLLMVMLFPSCTNDLNQAPESTNAVPGDQFFTDAASYKQNLAKLYAGFATSGQSGPSGSPDISGIDEGESQYVRGYWLLQELTTDEAIIAWNDGTIKDLHSQTWTSLDRFVTAVFARYSFQIVNCNEFLRQTTDEKLAARGVDATLKAEIATYRAEARFLRALTYWHLIDMFGGGSLVTENSPSTFFYPEYATRAELYKFVDDELTAVTPLLKGAKSNEAYRVDQAAAWMLQAKLYMNAKVYTGTDRYAAAVPLITKITGSAYKLHTNYNQLFLADNDKNGAQNEFIFAIAFDGLRTQTYGGTTFLTHAPVGGTMNAASFGINGGWGGIRTTSAFVDKFSANTTDTRGQFYTDGQTKEIKNVGNFTDGYAIQKFRNVDVNGKQGSDKAGNFSDADFPMFRLADAYLMYAECAVRGAGGSMTTATDYVNALRTRAKGTAVTQGDLNLDFILDERARELHWEGHRRTDLIRFGKFSGGSYLWPWKGNVAGGSPTQSYRDLFPIPATALSSNSKLQQNPGY; encoded by the coding sequence ATGAAAAAGACACAAATAAAATTATTGGGTATTTCATTGTTACTGATGGTAATGTTATTCCCATCGTGTACTAATGATTTAAACCAAGCGCCAGAGAGCACTAATGCAGTTCCTGGGGATCAATTTTTCACGGATGCAGCATCTTACAAACAAAATCTAGCGAAATTGTATGCAGGGTTTGCTACTTCAGGACAGTCAGGTCCTTCGGGATCACCTGATATTTCTGGAATCGATGAGGGAGAAAGTCAATATGTGAGAGGATATTGGTTATTACAGGAATTAACTACTGATGAGGCAATTATTGCTTGGAATGACGGGACTATAAAAGATCTTCATTCACAAACATGGACTTCTTTGGACCGTTTTGTAACTGCTGTTTTTGCACGTTACTCTTTCCAAATCGTAAACTGTAATGAGTTTTTGAGACAAACTACTGACGAGAAATTAGCAGCCAGAGGAGTAGATGCTACTTTGAAAGCAGAAATCGCAACTTACAGAGCAGAAGCTCGTTTCTTGAGAGCTTTGACGTACTGGCATTTAATCGATATGTTTGGTGGTGGTTCTTTAGTAACTGAAAATTCTCCAAGTACATTCTTTTACCCGGAATATGCTACAAGAGCAGAATTATACAAATTTGTTGACGATGAATTAACAGCAGTTACGCCGTTATTAAAAGGAGCAAAATCAAATGAAGCTTACAGAGTAGATCAAGCAGCAGCTTGGATGTTGCAAGCTAAATTGTATATGAATGCAAAAGTATATACAGGTACGGATCGCTATGCAGCAGCAGTTCCTTTAATTACAAAAATTACAGGTTCCGCTTATAAATTGCATACAAATTACAATCAATTGTTTTTAGCTGATAATGATAAAAATGGAGCTCAAAACGAATTTATTTTTGCTATAGCATTTGATGGTCTTCGCACTCAAACGTATGGTGGAACTACTTTCTTGACTCACGCACCAGTTGGTGGTACTATGAATGCAGCTTCATTCGGAATCAACGGTGGTTGGGGTGGTATTAGAACTACTTCAGCATTTGTAGATAAATTTTCTGCAAACACTACTGATACACGTGGACAATTCTATACTGACGGACAAACTAAAGAAATCAAAAACGTTGGTAATTTCACCGATGGTTATGCAATTCAAAAGTTTAGAAATGTAGATGTGAATGGTAAACAAGGTTCAGATAAAGCAGGTAATTTCTCTGATGCTGATTTTCCTATGTTCCGTTTAGCAGATGCTTATTTAATGTATGCTGAATGTGCAGTAAGAGGTGCAGGTGGTAGTATGACTACAGCAACTGATTATGTTAATGCTTTAAGAACAAGAGCTAAAGGAACAGCAGTGACTCAAGGAGATTTAAACTTAGATTTTATTCTTGACGAAAGAGCTAGAGAATTACACTGGGAAGGACATAGAAGAACGGATTTAATTCGTTTTGGTAAGTTTTCTGGAGGTAGTTATTTATGGCCTTGGAAAGGAAATGTTGCTGGAGGATCTCCAACACAATCTTACAGAGATTTATTCCCAATTCCTGCGACCGCTTTATCTTCAAATAGTAAATTACAACAAAACCCTGGATATTAA